A single genomic interval of Bos javanicus breed banteng chromosome 26, ARS-OSU_banteng_1.0, whole genome shotgun sequence harbors:
- the LOC133239597 gene encoding uncharacterized protein LOC133239597 yields MGSCAGEEGVAPPIPPLRPCDQFHLFVSYSSVDAVWTHRLTGRLEAELPGLKVCLHERDFTPGRNVLENMAGCIQQSQKVLLVLSEDFVQSRWCLLEADLSLVGSCLERKPVLPVLLRPCRVPLHLSHLTYLEATDGRFFQKLVQLLCTPSQHLAHPPALRSAPALYSGKALLTLDCINRDSLPSWKVGSFSTLAVPDPLKEVLEDPELYKQAVGILNGVRSPRSCLRYLGCRIILAIVLILLSVVSVFLPLVLGLQELQPARRFLVISANAFFCPFFMILSVNTLCWLRRSSKKTLRELACRVGEANLLLAPHSVLMGCETKNKLYFVYVLLGDCKQTFLGAPDGEAAFQEAILRFASSYACCLAHSHFPHWEEAAGAPGHLEVGPCFCQFVTLQLRRLGGVGVNPV; encoded by the coding sequence ATGGGTTCCTGCGCCGGGGAGGAAGGCGTGGCCCCGCCCATCCCCCCGCTGAGGCCTTGCGATCAGTTCCACCTGTTTGTGAGCTACAGCAGCGTGGACGCCGTGTGGACCCACAGGCTCACTGGCCGCCTGGAGGCCGAGCTCCCGGGGCTGAAGGTGTGCCTGCACGAGCGGGACTTCACGCCCGGCAGGAACGTGCTGGAGAACATGGCGGGCTGCATCCAGCAGAGCCAGAAGGTGCTGCTGGTGCTGAGCGAGGACTTTGTGCAAAGCCGCTGGTGCCTCCTGGAGGCCGACCTGTCCCTCGTGGGCTCCTGCCTGGAGAGGAAGCCGGTCCTCCCCGTCCTGCTGCGGCCCTGCCGGGTCCCGCTGCATCTCAGCCACCTGACCTACCTGGAGGCCACGGACGGCCGCTTCTTCCAGAAGCTGGTGCAGCTCCTGTGCACCCCCAGCCAGCACCTGGCGCACCCCCCGGCCCTGCGCTCGGCCCCCGCCCTCTACAGTGGGAAGGCCCTGCTGACCCTGGACTGCATCAACAGGGACAGCCTGCCCTCGTGGAAGGTGGGCAGCTTCAGCACGCTGGCCGTGCCGGACCCCCTGAAGGAGGTGCTGGAGGACCCCGAGCTGTACAAGCAAGCCGTGGGCATCCTGAATGGTGTGCGCTCGCCCCGCTCCTGCCTGCGTTACCTGGGCTGCAGGATCATCCTCGCCATCGTCCTGATTCTCCTCTCTGTGGTTTCGGTGTTCTTACCCTTGGTGTTGGGGCTCCAGGAGCTCCAGCCAGCTCGGCGGTTCCTCGTAATCAGCGCCAATGCATTTTTCTGCCCCTTTTTCATGATCTTAAGCGTCAACACCCTGTGCTGGCTCCGAAGGTCTTCCAAGAAGACCCTGCGGGAGCTGGCGTGCCGCGTTGGGGAGGCCAACCTGCTGCTGGCGCCGCACTCGGTGCTCATGGGCTGCGAGACCAAGAACAAGCTCTACTTCGTGTACGTGCTGCTGGGCGACTGCAAGCAGACCTTCCTGGGCGCCCCCGATGGCGAGGCCGCGTTCCAGGAGGCCATCCTGCGGTTCGCGTCCAGCTACGCCTGCTGCCTCGCCCATTCGCACTTCCCTCACTGGGAGGAGGCCGCGGGGGCCCCGGGCCACCTGGAGGTGGGCCCGTGCTTCTGCCAGTTTGTGACTCTGCAGCTGAGGAGACTCGGGGGGGTCGGGGTGAACCCCGTGTGA